From a region of the Neodiprion fabricii isolate iyNeoFabr1 chromosome 7, iyNeoFabr1.1, whole genome shotgun sequence genome:
- the LOC124186239 gene encoding cullin-5: MSKTSMAAMLKDRNQFSFAGKWPCMRPVILKLLKQEAVTQGEWQDLFYSVHLVCLWDDKGPPKLRDTLKVDIMDFIQQAQQRVLAHQEEQALLKAYITEWRKFFTQCNYLPTPFRQLETSLAGKTSTQKRNQAEESIVRKLMLDSWNQSIFGDIKQRLQDSAMKLVRAERNGEAFDSQLVIGVRESYVNLCSNTMDKLQIYRDNFEASYIKATEEFYKIKAPEQLSLHGVETYMRYAEVKLREEELRAQKYLEPNSASVQLLTDCCVSVLVATFKSAILAECPRMIQHHETEKLRLMLKLMDRVPDGVSPMLKDLEDHIASAGLADMMAAVDVITQDSEKYVERLLDLFRRFSTLVKEAFDDDPRFLTARDKAYKLVVNDSTVFRLELPVRQGTGVTAPVVPTKPVNSNNGQPESKCPELLANYCDMLLRKTPLSKKLTSDEIESKLRDVLLVLKYVQNKDVFMRYHKAHLTRRLILDTSADSEKEENMVEWLREVGMPADYVNKLARMFQDVKISQDLNQQFKEQCRATIADSINIKILNAGAWARGSERVTVSLPLQLEDYIPEVEEFYKKKHSGRKLQWYHHMSNGTITFCNKMGRFDVDVTTFQMAVLFAWNQRPFEKISYENLRLATELPDTELRRTLWSLCAFPKLRRQLLLVEPSTYSPKEFAHDTRFWVNHEFAIVKNGKLQKRGKINLIGRLQLSTERSKEEDNQSIVQLRILRVQEAIIKILKMRKTINNAQLQTELVDILKNMFLPSKKMIKEQIEWLIEHKYIRRHEDDINTFVYMA; this comes from the exons ATGTCAAAAACTAGTATGGCGGCGATGTTAAAG GACCGGAATCAGTTTAGCTTCGCAGGAAAATGGCCATGCATGCGCCcggtaatattgaaattactGAAACAAGAAGCTGTTACACAAGGGGAATGGCAGGATCTATTTTATTCAGTTCACTTGGTCTGTCTATGGGACGACAAAGGTCCTCCCAAATTAAGGGACACTCTCAAAGTGGACATAATGGATTTCATACAACAAGCACAGCAG AGAGTATTGGCGCATCAGGAAGAGCAGGCGTTGCTTAAAGCCTACATAACTGAGTGgcgcaaattttttacccaatGTAATTATTTGCCAACACCGTTTAGGCAACTGGAGACTTCGCTTGCTGGAAAGACTAGTACACAGAAAAGGAATCAAGCGGAGGAAAGTATAGTTAGAAAG TTGATGCTGGACAGTTGGAACCAGAGTATATTTGGAGACATAAAACAAAGGCTACAGGATTCAGCCATGAAGCTGGTGCGGGCGGAAAGAAATGGGGAGGCGTTTGATTCGCAGTTGGTCATTGGTGTTAGAGAATCTTATG TTAATCTGTGTTCAAATACAATGGACAAGCTGCAAATATACAGAGATAATTTTGAGGCATCCTACATAAAAGCCACGgaagaattttacaaaataaaagcTCCTGAGCAACTTTCTCTGCATGGAGTAGAGACTTACATGCGATATGCAGAGGTAAAGTTGAGAGAAGAAGAATTGAGAGCTCAAAAATATTTGGAGCCAAATAGTGCAAGTGTACAGTTGTTGACGGATTGCTGTGTTTCTGTACTTGTCGCTACCTTCAAGTCAGCCATTCTTGCCGAATGTCCTCGCATGATTCAGCATCATGAAACAGAAA agCTCAGACTCATGCTCAAGTTGATGGATCGCGTACCAGATGGAGTGAGTCCAATGTTAAAAGACCTGGAAGATCACATAGCGAGTGCCGGTCTTGCCGATATGATGGCAGCAGTCGATGTGATAACCCAAGACTCTGAGAAATATGTAGAAAGATTGTTGGATCTCTTTAGACGATTTTCTACTCTGGTTAAGGAGGCTTTTGACGACGATCCGCGATTCCTCACAGCCAGAGACAAGGCATATAAATTAGTTGTCAATGATTCAACTGTATTCAGACTTGAATTGCCTGTTAGACAAGGTACTGGTGTAACTGCTCCAGTCGTCCCAACTAAACCTGTAAACAGCAATAATGGACAGCCAGAATCCAAGTGTCCTGAACTACTGGCAAATTACTGCGATATGTTGCTCAGAAAAACACCGTTAAGTAAGAAACTTACTTCGGATGAAATCGAGAGCAAACTTCGGGACGTG CTGCTCGTGCTAAAGTACGTTCAAAACAAAGACGTATTCATGAGATACCATAAGGCTCACCTCACTCGGAGATTGATTCTGGATACTTCAGCAGATTCtgagaaggaagaaaatatGGTGGAGTGGTTACGAGAAGTCGGCATGCCTGCGGactatgtaaataaattagcACGCATGTTCCAAGACGTTAAAATTTCCCAAGATCTCAATCAACAATTCAAAGAACAGTGCCGCGCTACCATTGCCGACAGCATTAATATAAAG ATATTGAATGCTGGCGCATGGGCAAGAGGCAGCGAGCGTGTAACTGTCAGTTTACCCCTTCAATTAGAAGATTACATCCCCGAAGTTGAAGAGTTTTACAAAAAGAAGCACAGTGGCCGTAAACTGCAATGGTATCATCACATGTCAAATGGAACG ATAACGTTTTGCAATAAAATGGGGCGATTTGATGTTGACGTGACAACATTTCAAATGGCTGTTCTATTTGCTTGGAATCAACGACCTTTCGAAAAGATTTCATACGAAAATCTTCGATTAGCAACCGAGTTACCAGATACAGAATTAAGGCGTACACTGTGGTCATTGTGCGCTTTTCCTAAACTTAGACGTCAACTCCTTCTAGTCGAACCTAGCACTTACAGCCCGAAAGAATTCGCGCATGACACTCGTTTCTGGGTGAATCACGAATTTGCTATTGt AAAAAATGGGAAGTTGCAGAAGAGGGGGAAGATCAATTTGATTGGTCGGTTACAACTGTCAACCGAACGAAGCAAAGAAGAGGACAACCAATCTATCGTACAGCTAAGGATATTGCGAGTACAG gAAGCTatcattaaaattttgaaaatgcgaAAGACGATAAATAACGCCCAATTGCAGACGGAATTGGTcgatatattgaaaaatatgttccTGCCGAGTAAAAAGATGATCAAAGAACAAATTGAGTGGCTAATAGAGCACAAATACATTCGGAGGCATGAGGATGACATCAATACTTTTGTTTACATGGCGTAA